A genome region from Zonotrichia leucophrys gambelii isolate GWCS_2022_RI unplaced genomic scaffold, RI_Zleu_2.0 Scaffold_131_126668, whole genome shotgun sequence includes the following:
- the LOC135460939 gene encoding olfactory receptor 14J1-like — translation MSNSSSIRHFLLLALADTRQLQLLHFCLLLGISLAALLGNGLIISAVACGPHLHTPMFFFLLNLALSDLGSICTTVPKAMHNSLWQTRDISYSGCAAQLFFFLFFMGAEFSLLTIMCYDRYVSICKPLHYGTLLGSRACAHMAAAAWASAFLNALLHTANTFSLPLCHGNVLGQFFCEVPQILKFSCSHSTIRNMWISLVAASLALGCFVFIVFSYVQIFRAVLRIPSEQGRHKAFSTCLPHLAVVSLFLSTGTFSYLKPSSMSSPSLDLALSVLYSVVPPALNPLIYSLRNQELKAAVWTLMNRQLQKL, via the coding sequence atgtccaacagcagctccatcaggcacttcctcctgctggcactggcagacacgcggcagctgcagctcctgcacttctgcctcttgctgggcatctccctggctgccctcctgggcaacggcctcatcatcagcgccgtagcctgcggcccccacctgcacacgcccatgttcttcttcctgctcaatctggccctcagcgacctgggctccatctgcaccactgtccccaaagccatgcacaattccctctggcagaccagggacatctcctattcaggatgtgctgcacagcttttcttttttcttttttttatgggagcagagttttccctcctgaccatcatgtgctacgaccgctacgtgtccatctgcaaacccctgcactacgggaccctcctgggcagcagagcttgtgcccacatggcagcagctgcctgggccagtgcctttctcaatgctctgctgcacacagccaatacattttccctgcccctgtgccatggcaatgtcctgggccagttcttctgtgaggtgccccagatcctcaagttctcctgctcacactccacCATCAGAAATATGTGGATTTCATTGGTTGCTGCCTCTTTAGCTTTaggctgttttgtgttcattgttttctcctatgtgcagatcttcagggctgtgctgaggatcccctctgagcagggaaggcacaaagccttttccacctgcctccctcacctggccgtggtctcCCTGTTTCTCAGCACTGGCACATTTTCCTACCTGAAGCcctcctccatgtcctccccatctctggatctggccctgtcagttctgtactcggtggtgcctccagccctgaatcccctcatctacagcctgaggaaccaggagctcaaggctgcagtgtggacactGATGAATAGACAGTTACAGAAACTTTAA